In Alkalihalobacillus sp. AL-G, the genomic stretch AATCTATTAAGTAAGTATAGGCTTTATTTTCAATAACCCCACATTAACTGATGTCTCTATATAACCAACTATCTGATTAAACGTAAAAACATTAAGTTTTTCATTTAAAACTTCCTTATTGTACTCCATATCGCCTAATACATAAGGAACGAATTTTTCAACGTCTTTGAACTTAACCTCTTCCAAGTCTAAAATTGCCGGAAAATGACTAAACGGTTTTCTCAATTCATTTGTAAAACCATAGTGTTCTAATAATTTTCCATTTAGTAATAGAAAATCATTATGGTATAACTTATATAATCCTTCATCAGCATCCATTCTGTTCCTTAACCAAGAAAGATTAAAACCTCTTAGCCATATATCATCAGCAATTAAATGTGCACAATACCCCAATATATAATCATTTTTACTTTCTACTTGCGGACTATATTTATGTAAAAATCCTTTGTAATCAACACTTCTTGAATAATCTTGTACTTCACCTACAAAGAAATGTGATATGTTTTTTTCTTCGTGTGAAAGAACAGCGTCTGGAGCAACGCTTCCAAGCAAAAAAGATGTTTTATCTTCTATTGATAAAGCCTCTGCAATTTTATTACCAATAATCGAGTGCATTATTCTTGAACCCATAATTCCCCCACCCTTCAATATTTCTTCAACAATCCTGTCCTCTTGATTAATACCAATTATTTCAAACTGTTAATCCAACTCAATGATTTATTACATTAATATAAAGGCATATCGTATTTTGGATATGCCCCTTTCTGGAACATTGATTATAATCCTCTACTTTTTATCTTTTGGACGATTAGATCAACTATTTTATCGGCAGGTAAAGTACCATCAATAATCAAGTCAGAGTCTGCCTTGATTGTAGTCTCCATCTCTAAATAAGCAATTCTGCCGGAACTTATATAAAACTTTAATTCGTTATGTATATTAGACGTTAATCTATTTGTGTAATCCCTTAATAAACGTCTCGCCATTGCAATGTCTAAAGGTGTATCAATATAAATAGAGAGATCAATGAGGTTTTGCATACTTTTATTTTTATATGCGAATGGGTAGTCAAGCAATACATATGATAAAGCTTCTTTAGAACTTAAGATGGACCGAATATCTGAGACGAAAGGCTCTAGATTCCACTGGTCATAATCTGATCCTTCTTCTACCCATTTAATTAGATCTTCTGGTGAATCTTTAAAGTCATATTCATCAAAGAATAGTTTTTTAGAATGTTTTAACTTACTGCCTAATTTTTTTGTTACAGTAGTCTTTCCACCTCCAGATACTGCAGCAATTGAGATGACTTTAGGTTTTACATTCATCATTTCACTCCTTTTTATCCCTTACTTACATTTTCATTATGTTAAAGAATTCGTTAATTAAAGAAGAGCCTCCTATAATGGACTAAGAGCGTATATAAATATTTATGAATTGCACCCGTTTAAGTACAATTATTCACAATCATAAATAACTACCTTTTCCAGTTCTTTGGGATTTTAACAATAACATAATTTCCTGTCCACATCTGTGTAGTTGCAATAAGTGTGTTATCATCCTTTTCAAAAAAATAGCCACTACCCTCTTGAGTTTTGAATTCCCACCCATTATCGCTAATCATTCGCTTTAAATTTTTGTATGCTTTACCTTGTTCCATTCGTGTAATAAACCACTCATAACCATTTTCTTCAGCTATTTTCACAATATCTGTTGAAGAATCATTTAAAGAATTTATGACTTCCTTTTTACTTATAGAATCAATAGGTAGTGGTGGGTAATAGAATTTACTATTGAATGCAACAATACCTAATACTATTATTAACCCGCCAACTATCAATACCCCTTTCTTCATTTGATTCCTCCAAAACAAATTTGATTTAGTTTTATTCCAATATATTTCATTAAATGATTAAGCTTTGAAGTAACTTACCCGTTAGTAAAACTAGAAATGAGGTCGCTACAATTCCTTGATCTTCAATTCTTTCCCCTTATTTGGAATAAATAGTTTTCCACTATTAGCTGGTATAGTTCAATAAGAAATCAACTATTCACCTGCCACATACCCGATTACTTCATTGGTATCAGGAGCAACAAGTATAATAGGTGTACCGACCAAAGCATTCTTTTTATCTTCAAAAGTAACAGACATCACTTTTTCACCTTCATATTCATTATTCAATAACTCATATTTATTGTCGGCAATTGTTTGGGTGACTTCTGCATTTTGCCAATCTTTATTAGTAGAATCATTCCAACCTTTTTCTTTAATATATTCCCAAGCAACTTTCTTTATATATTCATTACTATCTTTATTCGATTCAACTTGATTATTTGAACAACCAACGACTGATATCAATAACAATTTTATTGATAAATATAAAAACTTGTACTTCATATTATCCTCCCTCCTTGTTTAACAGACGTTAGGATAATTGAGTTCCAAAAACATTATCTCTTATTGAAGAATCGCCTCCTTAAGCTGAAAATGAAGAAGGATTATTTATTTTACTTTTACCGAGAACGCATAATTTCCGTCCCCTTGCTTCCAATCAGCTTGTACATAATAGACATATACTCCTTTTTCTTTTGGAACAACGATTGAGTCATCTTTAACCTTAATTTTTTCTATATTGTTATTAAACAATCCTTTCCAATTCTTTAGTAAGAGGAAGGCGATCACCTTGTGCAGCAATCACCCCGTTGGAAAAAATATTAATTCTCATGTATTATAAGTTCGGAAACAAATCCAACATTAATGGTATATATACGACTATTGGTATCAATAGAATATAGACACCTTTTTTTCGTGTTCCTTTAGGTAACAAAAGCAATGAAGCAATAAAGAATAAAGGATAAACAATAAATATAATAATCATAATGCCATCAACAACATTGCGAGCATGAGATGTTATATCTGCTAATATGGGCAGTGCAGCCCATTCACCAATACTAAACAAAACTACTGAAATCCAAAGCCATAATGGTAGCTTCAAAATAAGGTACCTCCTTATTGAACAATCGCCAACGTTTGTATAATAATACCTAATATCCATACCAAGATCGGCTAGAGACTTCTTTACTATCACTTACATAATAAACTGCAATTTCTTTTCCTTTTGGTCTAACTTTCGTGGAGGTAAAATATATATCCCATCCAGTATCCAATTTGTTTCTTACTGACCTCAACACTTTAACAGTCACAAACGGTTCTCGATCTTGTTCATTTATGATATAGCCATCATAGTCCTTTTCTAAGGCTTCAAAAGCCAATTGCTCAGCTTTTTCCTGACTTAATCTATTCTTTTCTTCAGTAAAACCACTCACAAAAAATACCAAAATACAAACAGTATTTTTAGTAGCCTCATATAAGTAACCCCTTGTTATTTAAATTGAACTGCAAATTTTTGAGTATGTAAATAGCGATTAATAGCTCCAGTTTATGTAACAGCGATTATTTTACATTAAGTTTTTTATTTTGTTCGATTTAATGCATGTGCTTAAATACAGACCAAAAGAAATAAGTAGGGATATCAAACTTGAGATGAAGAATCCGAAGGCATATGAGGGAATATTTTTTTCTGGAACACTATCATTAATCTCAATGAATAAAAAATATACCCCCATTCCAGTTCCATCTACATCTGTTCTCAATGAACGTAACTCAAGTCCTTTGCCTGCTAATAAAATTGAAATGACAAAGAAAAAAACGGGTAAAATCCAACTCTTGCTTGTTCTCATAACAAACTCCTTTCAAATTTACATTTTTTAATCTTATTCCAGATAACGCCCGATTACTTAATCCCAATTATTTCAAAATTTGTGATTTATCACAATCCTTTATTTCAAAAAGCAAGACGCTTTCCTTGTTACAGAAAAGCCCCCTTAAATGGAATAAGCCACTAAGTAAATTGCAGTTATTTAAATATAGATCTTAGCCCTTCAGGAACGATTACTACATCCTGAATTTCATTATTTCTCGTTCGGAGTTAAGTTAAGTAATACCATTTCGCCGTTATCAAATTCTAACAACTGATAAGTCTTAAAACTTGTACCTGCACTCATTTTTTGATTTACCCTTTTTAACGTTTCTTCAGAAATATGTTCCATTCGTCCTTCAGCAATAAGAGTATTAACATACGTAATTTTCAACTCTAACTGCTTCTTTGAACGACACCTCAACTGGCCCCTTTTGGAAGCTACATTATAAATAATATTACCTAACGATTTAAGAATACAGAAAGCACAATTACAACATTTTTGAGATTCATAATTTCTCCCTATAAATTAAAAAGGCTTACACTATTTTGAATAAGCCCCCTTAAACGGAACAAAGGGGGCAACAGTAGACTTGATTCCCCCCTTTTTTTATCTTAATTTAAAAGTATCTATCCAATTCTTCTTTTAATATTATTCTGGTCTTGTCCAAATCTAATTGTGAATTATCAAGCCAAATTTTCTTCACATCAAGAGTGTCATAGATTCTTTTTCCAAATAACTTCATCTCTTTTAACACTTCAATAGTTCCATCTACCCCATGATAATTTCGGCTTTTCCCGTAACCCTGTTCCGTGTAATATTCGATAAATCCTTCTGACCATGCTTTTGGCCGTTCAGCTAGTGCCCTTTCAAATGATTTGTTAATGCTTTTTTGATACACATATATCAGTATCGGATGTAATCTTTTTATACTCTCGCCTAACCCTAAAATATAGTCTGAAACTTCTTCAAACGACCTATTATATTTAACAAAGCCAATGGTCATTGGATTCTGCATAAAACAACACTCAAATACATAAGTTGAATGTTCATGATGTGCTTTTTCTCCGAAACCCTTCCACCTTTCTGTTATGAGTTCCACATTTTTTTCAAATGAAAGCTCATAAATATCATGTGTGAAAATATCATCAAATAGCTGATCAGGTATTTGTTTACCGTATTTTTCACTCATTTTTGCATAAGGAATGAAATACCCATTTTCTTGAATCATCACGTTATTTTGTAACATATGTTGATAATCGCTGTATTCCTTCAAAAGTTTTTCAAAGTCATTTTTATCATAAAAAGCCACACCATCATAATCAGCTGGATGATCTAAATTGCCTTCTAAAAAAAGTCGTGCACCCAACCTTTGTTTTTTCAAAAGATCATGTACAAGTCTCGCAATAGTCGTTTTACCTGATCCAGGTAAACCTTCAATTAATATTAACTTTGTATTCATTTAGACTCCTTTTTTACAATGTATTTAATAAGCTATTTCTGATAGTTTGAGTTTGGGGTAATTAGCCAATCTATCTTTAATTAAGGAAGCTACTTCACCTGTTCTCCTCCTATTCATTAAGGAACTCTAAAATAAACTCATATTTTTAATTACAATTATTTCAAATTTATGAATCTAACTCAATGATTTATTTCATAAAAAAGGAAGCATATCTTTTTACAGATATGCCTCCTTTAGCTGAACAGGAGAAACTTAATCAAGGGTTCAACACTTTTCACTATAAAATTACCTGGGTCCCAGTCTAATGAAATTAGATATAATGGTAGGTGAACTTGATGAGGATATAAGTTTAGATACCATTACTCTTAAAATTGATGCTTCAGGTATCGGTAATGTTAAACTAAGTGAAGAATTTGTGGTTGTATTAATAGAGTATAAAAAAGTACGAAGAGGCTAACTAACTGGTGACTTCTTCATAGAGGGGGCGATAACTTAATTATCACCCCTTATCTGGAACAGACTGAACAAAGTTAAATAGTTATTATCTGTTGCCTAATACTCGGCTACCACAGGCAAGGTTCTACCAGCATACCGCGAATTATTCAGCAGCAGCGTAGTGCAGCAGCACGTTGCCAGATGCAAAGCTCTTGGCTTGGAGGAATGTAAGCCCGTTTTGATTAACCTCTTTGAAAAGTGGCTTTCCTCCACTAGCGATGACTGGTGTCAGAATGAACACATACTCGTCTATTAGCCCGGCCTTAGTAAGTTGCTGAACGACTGTGCCGCTACCCATGATAAGAATGTCAGATCCATCTTCTTCCTTCAGCTTCTTTACAACTTCAGTGATATCGCTACTATAAAATTCAGTGTTCTCCCAGTCGGACATCTTCATCGTTTCCGAGAAGACAATTTTTCTCATGTCGGTCAGCTCTTGTGCCAACGCCTTCATTTCTTTAGGGGCGTTTGGGTCGCGCAGAACGGGCGGCCATGAAGCCTCGAACAACTCAAAAGTAGCTTTGCCTGCTATGAGCGTATCTGCCTTCACCATCTCGTGAGTAGTTTTATCGACGTCGTTGTCTGGGACGAACCAGTCCATACCTCCAGTCATTTCGTTGAGACTGGCAAAATAACCATCAATAGAAACTCGGTTAATCATTTTGACTTTTCGCATCGTAATGCTCCTTCCTTTATGTTTTACATTCCCATTATAATTGGAAAGAGTGATATAAAATTGTACAAAGCCGTCATTTTTGCTATAAATACGATGACCCGGCCTCATCGCTATGGAATTCACTCACCTTATTCGTAATGCTTTTCGGCGTAACCCAGGAAAACGCTTTGATGTCGCGGATAAAATGCGATTGATCGTAAAAGTTAAGCGCGTAAGCGATATCCGAAAATCGTTCGTACTGCCCCGTATTCATCATCCTCAGTGCCTCATTCACTCGCTTTACTCGAATGTACAACTGGGGTGGCATGCCGACGACTCGGGCAAAACGCTTCTGGAATTGACGCTCCGAAATATGAAATGCCGACAATAAATCTTTCACTGTAACAGTTGAAATGTGCAAACGAATAAAACCCAGCGCCTGCTCGATGAGTTCATCTCTTTTATTCGTTTTCTCCAGCTTTGTGATAAGGAATTCGCCGAGCATAGTAATTCGCTCGGCATTTGTTTTGGTGGCTAAAAGCTGCTTCTCAAGCTCTTTTGCGCCAAATTGGTCGGGCATCAGAAAACCTTGGTTGAGCGAGGATGCATCCATACCAAACAGCGTATAGAGCGCGTGAGACTTGAAGACCACTTGTATTGTCGTGTACGGCTTGTTTCTAAAGTGCATGACACTCGGTTCGGAACCTTGTCCATGTAGAAACAATATTGGAATATTCGAGATTTGTGCCGAGCGGGTCGCAATACTTTCTATAGCAGCTGAAGCATCAGTAGAAAGCTGGAACACAATACCAGGAAGGCCATTCGGACATACCTTAACATCCAGTGCTTCACTACCCGTATGCGAGGCAATCCGAAGGCACTCGATGTCGCTTCTCAATACCTTTGGTGGCGGCAAGACTGTAAAGTTTATTGTTCTCATAACCCGCCAATACCTCCGGCTAAGAGTAGTTGCTGATTCCTATGGGACACTGGTTGATACATGTTACTTACCTCCACAGATGCAAGTTATTATAGGCTTTACTCATAATATCCTTGCATATGAATTCGACGAAACATCGGATAAACCCTTTTGCTACTTGGGCTTTTGATTATTCAGCAAGCCCCTGTAGCATGTCGTTGATTTAAATCAAAATTTAAATTCAGCAATCGCCACAGTTTTCTTGAGTACCCACTCGCTTATTTAATTAGTTAATTAGTAAATGAAAAAAGTATATATAAAAGCACAAAAAAGAAAATAATTAATAATAAAACAATGATACCCTACATGCGATCCTTGCTCTCGTTCCAGAATTGATGTACCTGTTTAGAAAGAACCCTAATATGTTGATCAGGTCCAAGAAACTGCTCCTTGCCATCTACAGTGACAGCGCATCTTCCCTTCCTTAACCGTAAATGATTCCGTTAGATTTCGATGCCAATGAGGGCCGCTCATAGCACCTCGTTTCATTGCCAAATGTTCAACAATTAGGTACTCCCTGTTTATCTGTGCCTTGATCCAAAGGTGTAATTGTTGTGCCATCCGGATGAACGAGTACCTCTTCCATTGATTGAATCACCCTATTCAGTTTCCACTATATTTCATAATTGAAATTAATTGCCATTTATATTGGTTGTTAAAACAAACTAAAACATACTATCACAATAAAAAATCGAGTATAAAACCTATTCGATTTTACACTCGATATCTATGCTATTTCTACTTTTGCTCTACGTTATCTGAACGAATTAAAACAAGACATCTCAACTTATTGTTACACTTCTCTTCTCATCGCTTTTAAAACATCGACTTTAGTTGCTCTGCTCGCTGGGCGTAGACCAGAGAGAATTGTTACACCAAGACAAATTCCAACACAAATCAGTGGAAGGACTACTGGAATGTAGGAGAAAACAAAGTCCTCTGGAGGTTGTTCACCAAAGGCGCTTCCAAAAATGATCGGAAGCAAAAGGTTTACACCGTAACTGATTCCATACGCTACAATTGTCCCGAACAAAGCACCTAGAATTCCAATATAACTGCTCTCTAATAGAAAGATCCTTTTGATCGTCGCTGGATTTGCACCGATCGCTTTCATGATACCAATATCCGGAGCACGTTCTGTAACTGCCATGGTCATCGTGTTATAAATTCCAATCGATGCAATGAGGATCGCGATCGTACCAATAAATATCAGTCCGCTTTTTGCAATTAAAAATAGGAGATTTATTTGTTTCATCTCGCTAGCTACTGAGTAGGCGGCATAGTCTTTTTTCTTAATCGTTTCAACAATTCCTTCGACATTTTCAACGTTATCGGCAAATATTTTCACCTGACTGTATACCCTTTCATCTGGCGGTTGAACATCTGGGGATTTACTTCCCTGCATATCTGGAGGAATCAGAATTCCGTTTCGAGTATCCGTAAAAGCCTCAATCTCTGATAAAGTTTTCTCTGAGATCAATACATTTTGATTCTTTACCCATTCCTTCGTTGGCTTCTTTCCAATCCCGACGATGGTCAGTTCAAACTGTTTTGCCTTCTCTTCACTCCCTTCATACTTTTTCACTTCGAGTTCAATCGTTTTATTTAAAACATTTTCTTTATACGTAAACTTCTCTTTAACGTTGCCTTTTTCATCGACCGGAGGCTTACCTTCACCATTCCATTTTGCTAGACTGCTGGCAAAGTTGTAACCGACAACTATTTCATTACCAGATTTCGGAAGTCGTCCTTTAGACAGTTCAAAGCCCGATTTTATTTCTGAAGGAAAATCAACTGCAATCGGACTACCGCTGCTCATATATTCTCCAATATGGTAAGTCGTAGTTTGTCCTACCCTTTGTCTCCGAGTTACCGCTTTAACATGGTCTACCGTTTTCAAGTAATTGATATCGTCTATGGTAATACCATCAACTTTTTCATCAATATTCTTACCGAACACTTGTATTTCAGTAAGTAAACGCCCTTGGGTAACATCGGTAACAACCGATTTCTGGATACCAAATGCAACTGAGGCAAGTACAATCAGGAAGGCACAGCCCATAGCCGTTGCAAGAATCGTCATAAACACACGTGACTTATTTTTCTTCATATTTTTTCGTACGAATTGAAACTGATCCTTAAACCTCATGATGCAAAGCCCCCTCATTCATTGCTCCATCTGCTAATTCGATAACTCGATCTCCAATTCGGGCAACCTTTTCATCATGAGTGATAATTAGAAAAGTGATATCAAGATCGCGATTAAGCTGTTGGATAAAATCCAGTAATTCATTTTCTGTTTCACTATCCAGACTACCAGTAGGTTCATCAGCTAATATGATCGGAGGGTTTAAGATCAATGCCCTTGCGATACTGACTCGTTGCTGTTGCCCTCCGGATAATTCACTCGGATAATGATCCATGAAATCCTGTATACCTACTTTAAGGAGAATTTGTTCTGTCTTCCTTTTCCGTTCCGCTTCCTTCTCACCTTTAAGGGTAAGTGCAAGTTCGACATTCTCAAAGGCAGTCATACTTGGAATCAACTGAAAGCTTTGAAAGATGAACCCTAAATGGTTCATGCGAAAATTTGCCCATTCGCTTTCGTTCAGATCACTGACTTTCTCAGAATCAATAAAAATTTCACCGCTTGTCGGTTTCAAATAACCACTGATCAAGTTAAGTAGCGTTGATTTTCCAGAACCACTTCTTCCGACAATGGTCACGATTTCTCCTTTCTGTACCGTTAAACTAATATCATGTAGTACAGGGACTATGGTCTCTTTTCCCTTTTTTCCTATAGCGAACTGATGACTCAGCTTTTTTACTTCTATCATTATTTACCCCCATTATTCCTTTGTCCTTTTACATTAGTAAGACGTACAATTTCGGAATAAGGTTCGGAACTTTTTAATTGGGTGTTATTTTCCAATTAATAAGGAGCTGTCCAACAAGGTGGCTGACTTTGTTTGTCCTGGATAATTTTGTGACGAAGTTCAATATTTATGAGTGAAGAAATCAGTTTTATGTACCTGAATATTGGATTTTTTATAGGGGAAATTCAGATTTTGAAGATTTGGGGCCATTGAGTGGACAGAATCTGAATCCATGGCATGATTGGAATTGATATATCTGAGGAATCTTGATTATCCCTGTGGAAATTGAGAAATTACCGCGAAATTGGGGATTTTACTGCAAAATCGAGAAATTCACTGCCAGACAGGAATTTTACTGCGGAATGAAGTAAGAGGGCTGACCCCATTGTGGATCAGCCCTCTTACATTGTAATATTAAGTTGAGCTACTGGACTGTTGGAAATCCGAAGCCTGAAGCAATATCATCTCCGCTTGTTGCGTAAAGTCCGCCACTGATGTCATTCGCTGTTGCACGGTTTTGAAGTTCAGTACGTAAAGCGTCATTTGACATAGTAGGATTCGCTGCCCAGATTTTAGCAGCTAAGCCGGAAATATGAGGTGTTGCCATTGATGTACCGCTGATTGTATTATATGCGCCATCCTTCCAAGTCGATTCAATTGCACGACCCGGTGCTGATACCTCTACATCACCTTCACCAATGACGAAATCTCCATCTGTATTCGGATTTCCTCTAGAAGAGAAGTCTGCAACTCGATAGTTTCCATTTTCTTGTACATTTT encodes the following:
- a CDS encoding hydrolase; translated protein: MGSRIMHSIIGNKIAEALSIEDKTSFLLGSVAPDAVLSHEEKNISHFFVGEVQDYSRSVDYKGFLHKYSPQVESKNDYILGYCAHLIADDIWLRGFNLSWLRNRMDADEGLYKLYHNDFLLLNGKLLEHYGFTNELRKPFSHFPAILDLEEVKFKDVEKFVPYVLGDMEYNKEVLNEKLNVFTFNQIVGYIETSVNVGLLKIKPILT
- a CDS encoding dihydrofolate reductase family protein, which produces MRKVKMINRVSIDGYFASLNEMTGGMDWFVPDNDVDKTTHEMVKADTLIAGKATFELFEASWPPVLRDPNAPKEMKALAQELTDMRKIVFSETMKMSDWENTEFYSSDITEVVKKLKEEDGSDILIMGSGTVVQQLTKAGLIDEYVFILTPVIASGGKPLFKEVNQNGLTFLQAKSFASGNVLLHYAAAE
- a CDS encoding AraC family transcriptional regulator; its protein translation is MRTINFTVLPPPKVLRSDIECLRIASHTGSEALDVKVCPNGLPGIVFQLSTDASAAIESIATRSAQISNIPILFLHGQGSEPSVMHFRNKPYTTIQVVFKSHALYTLFGMDASSLNQGFLMPDQFGAKELEKQLLATKTNAERITMLGEFLITKLEKTNKRDELIEQALGFIRLHISTVTVKDLLSAFHISERQFQKRFARVVGMPPQLYIRVKRVNEALRMMNTGQYERFSDIAYALNFYDQSHFIRDIKAFSWVTPKSITNKVSEFHSDEAGSSYL
- a CDS encoding FtsX-like permease family protein, which translates into the protein MRFKDQFQFVRKNMKKNKSRVFMTILATAMGCAFLIVLASVAFGIQKSVVTDVTQGRLLTEIQVFGKNIDEKVDGITIDDINYLKTVDHVKAVTRRQRVGQTTTYHIGEYMSSGSPIAVDFPSEIKSGFELSKGRLPKSGNEIVVGYNFASSLAKWNGEGKPPVDEKGNVKEKFTYKENVLNKTIELEVKKYEGSEEKAKQFELTIVGIGKKPTKEWVKNQNVLISEKTLSEIEAFTDTRNGILIPPDMQGSKSPDVQPPDERVYSQVKIFADNVENVEGIVETIKKKDYAAYSVASEMKQINLLFLIAKSGLIFIGTIAILIASIGIYNTMTMAVTERAPDIGIMKAIGANPATIKRIFLLESSYIGILGALFGTIVAYGISYGVNLLLPIIFGSAFGEQPPEDFVFSYIPVVLPLICVGICLGVTILSGLRPASRATKVDVLKAMRREV
- a CDS encoding ABC transporter ATP-binding protein; its protein translation is MIEVKKLSHQFAIGKKGKETIVPVLHDISLTVQKGEIVTIVGRSGSGKSTLLNLISGYLKPTSGEIFIDSEKVSDLNESEWANFRMNHLGFIFQSFQLIPSMTAFENVELALTLKGEKEAERKRKTEQILLKVGIQDFMDHYPSELSGGQQQRVSIARALILNPPIILADEPTGSLDSETENELLDFIQQLNRDLDITFLIITHDEKVARIGDRVIELADGAMNEGALHHEV